DNA from Onthophagus taurus isolate NC chromosome 2, IU_Otau_3.0, whole genome shotgun sequence:
ataaaatttgctataacttaggatgtaaaagtttttttttgtaatatgctccgcaTCCCGAGTGTTTCCatcaataacttgaaaaaacaacaaattcttcaaattttcatattttttgtatttttctcaatattgacgcatctaagagcaaaacagcaagagagcaatattgttaagaataatagCTTTTACAgcttttgttgtttttttgtgaaaagcTTCGATTCCTGAGTGATTTCATTAAGaatttgaaaaagcaacaaattctttaaattttcatattttttgtacttttctcaatattgacacctctaagagcaaaagaggaacggagcaatattgttaagaatcaaatttgcaacaacttttcttctaaaagttttattgtGAAAAGCTCCGATTTCCGATTTTACCATTAATAAGTTGAAATGCaacaaattcttcaaattttcatatttttgtatttttctcaattatttacgcctctaagagcaaaagagcaagagagcaatattgttaagaataaaatttgctacaaatttggttctaaatatttttttgtgaaaagctccgattcccgagtctTTCCATTAATAacatgaattaatttaatatttaaatacttttcgtcaaaaattttatttatttaattcctaTAGAAAATTCCCATGTAAAACTATCTAAATTACTTAATCTGCTCGGTCCAAGTTAACCATGCTTACTTCCAGGGACCATGATTTGTACTGGCCCATATAAAGTCAATGTAAAACGTTTCCACCCGTAGACACGCGTTCCTAAAATGAACATAACATCGTGTCCACCGGTGGTCACATTGGCcctgaaaataaacaaaaaatgtccACCGGTGGACACACGGCGCTCAACGTGTTAAAAGACATACAAAACTTAGCCTGGGCCTCACCACCTATGTTAACAACAAAACCGAAATCTAACATAAATCCTATATTCATTCAAGCGAGAAAGAATTGGCAAACAGAGAATTCCTagtaataaaactaaattaaataaaataccaGCCGAAGTAAGAGGATTAAGAGATAGccacaaacaaaataatattcaaaattacttaaaagatGTTACTGGCGATGCCAATACTGATTAAATTCTGTGGAAGCCAAcaagaaagcttaaagttccaaaaacacatacacctccaattcgaaataataatggaaattgGGCTAAGAGCAattaagaaaaagttaatttgtttgctgaacatctgaaagaaacttttaaatcAGACAGTCCAACAACTATGTTAAATAGTGTTAATAGCATAATTCAAAGTGATCAGCAGAATAATATACCATGTGTAAGAATGAGAGAACtgtattatgaaatacaaaaactaaatataaagaaatcaggCTATGTCCTAATTAATGTAGAAACATTGAAACATCTACCAAAACGGACAATAACAAAactattacacataattaatgctgcttttaaacagaaatacttTCCAAGTACATATATTGAAAGTtgctgaaataataatgatactAAAACCTCCTAAACCCCCCACAGATGTTACATCATATAGGCCAATCTCATTATTACCCCTACTATCAAAACtacttgaaaaattactattaaaaagactaaaaccTGTCATGGAAGAAAAAGCCCTAATATCAAGTGCATAGAATAACGACATATCTTccgctctgatgcggaagataccggacacctgtatagcatCAACTTGGCTATTGTTATCAAggttatttatcaaaaattagaaaatgacATTAAGTTTGATTCTACTGTCTTGCCCAGAAAAACGCCATGTTGTTCAGGGATTAAGGATGATTTGACATTAAACATAAGTAGGTAAATGATAGATTAGGCGTACAAAGACTTTTGAGACTATTGACAGAATAGAGATGGATCTATAATTGGCGATTAAATTTCGTGCGCCACTTTTATGAATGGGAAGTATCAGGGCTTTATTCCATTTGAATGAATAAGTTGCTGTGTTAAAGGAAGTTTTAAAAGTTCATTAAATTAGATATACTCTCAACGTTGCCTCATGGTACAACTCTGTATTATATTAATCTGCTTGGATTAAACCCCAGTTTTTCTTTCGAAGAATTTTTTACCCATAAAATGAAGCATTTTATAATGGCGACTATGAATTTTATCAGTTAAAACATTGCAGAATCGATTTAATCCAagagatttaattaataactgataaattttgagatattagcttcagaaataaaattattcaatgtACAACACAGTCCCTTACTTTATTATAGTATACTGGAGAACTTTATATGCGGTGTTTAACAACGTAATACCTTTATAATTTTCCTTTCTTCAATGCTTTTATCCTCGGTATGGCATGCACActaatgttaatattaaacaactaaaactaacactaacactatcactctTTTCCTTAAAGCGTTTGCTTACGACGAAAGCAATCCCGAACTTATGCCTGTACTTCTCCAAGATATTTCCTAGAGTTCTCCACCTCTGCTCTGATAAAGAGTTCTTACGTTCCAGAAGCACAGCGTTATGTCGCTATTCCTTTTCGTTACTTAGGTCAATTCTTTGGAATCTATCCGGCGGTTTTTACATCGATTTTCCTGACTATTCGTTTTTATAGTGGACTCTCTTTTTCAGACGGCCATTTCTCTAACTTCCCACTGGGATTAGTTACCACAGTTTTTCAATGGGTTCTCAGGTTTCGAAGGTCTACCAACTTGGAGAGAAGAATTAGAATTGGGTAGGAAGATTAAGGAAAGGTTgctagaaaaacttttaaagcaAAGTATAATTGCATCGTAACAGtcaatgttaataaaatgaataaccccttagagtaccttttttgaaAGCACGAATTTGCTCGAGCGTGTACGTTAAGAGGTTAATCCTCAACCAATATTTTTGACGTAACAGTTGTGGTTTTGATGCATCCCTTCACAACATTACTTTTTCAGATAATCCATGTGAAGTGTACTATAAAATGATGCTTTGACTTTAGATTATCATTAAATCGAGTTGCACatgttatttcattttgaaattatatttatactaatgaggtaataatgtatGAATGTTTCCAGAAAATGAATTCAACCTTATTATTAAGAAGAGCGGTATTTTAGCAAATAAGTatattcttttcttattttattttttaacacaaataagtatcattttaataacttgCTACTTTTACTTACTGTAtttggataaaaaagaaataatggaaataataataacactttttataaagttattttttcttacaggttcattacttaaaaaacaattacaactaAGATTTTTTATCCTCCTGAGGTCCGAGGATTGTTGACGCCTTGATATCGTccagaaaatataatattctTGTTAAAAATGGAATAACATCATCCTTTCAAGGTCGttaatataaacattaaaGCAATTTAGATAACTTTTTTGAAGGATTGTAGGCGTTACTTATGATTGGTCTGATGAAACAATctttctgcttttatttcatattataaTTGTAAGTTTCATGATGAAAGAACCAAAGAAATCACATCTTAACATGTATATAAACTGGATAATCacacaaatcaaaaataagtGGTGTAATtgaatacatttaaaattaaaaaagttatcacTTAAAACACACAACGATACTAGATTCAACAACAcaatcattttatttcataaaggtattggttttaataaaagtaagaACCTAAAAAGACATTAGAAAACCAAACTTACAATAAAGATTTTCTCATTGCATATATTTATCTTTGTGTTGCGTTAAAATTTTGCTAGAAGCTTTAGCATCCAAGAACAAATGGGCAACTTCATCAACATCCGCTTTAGTAATTACACTTCTACCATTCGTCTTTGCAATCAAAGATGAGGGAGTCAATAATTGCACCGCATATCTTAAAGTGCTACGATTTCCAATATCTCCCAAAGATGATAAAGCATCAGGATTAATTTCTAAACCCTCAACAGTACAACGAAGTTTTAATATTTCCTCAATGTCCGGTTTGGCGTAAGGTAAAGTGCGAATAATCAATAAACGGTCTAATAAATCAACTGGAATACCATGAGCGGATATGATATCAGTTGTTCCTTGTATAACGCATCGTCCCCGATTTGTGGCAAAGACAACAATTGGAGCTATAGCACTTTCTAAGGCTCTGTGTAAGTAagtaaatgtttcaatatcCAACATGTGGACTTCATCAATGAATAAAACACCTGGAACTAATTCCGCGATTCCTTGATCGATGTATTTATCAACAATCTTATTTATTTCTCTTCGTAATTTATCGGTGATTTCGgtttttttcggttttaatAATTGGCTCATCATCGATAAAACATCTTGCCCACCTTGAGGTTTAGCGTTAGCAACATCTAAATCATGCAAAGTAACATCTTGAACGACTTCCTTCTTTTTATGAACATCCCCTTTTGGTAGAGGAACATATTCCTCAGCTTCAAGATCAAATTCCGTCGCAAAAGCATCCGAACGACCTTGTCTTTTAACAGCACCACTATTAGCTTCAATGTAAATAACATCTCCAACAtcaaccttttctttttgaagtGCCTCATAAATACTTGGATCAAGTTTAAGTTGTTTGCTTCCTTTAGCGGTTCTTAAACCAATTATGACATGACTAACGGTTTTTCCATAACCACCCGCTGGATTTTCGGTTTCAACGGGAGTTAGTTCGCAAACTTCACCTTCGTAAACTTCTTTGGTTTCGCGTATTCTCAAACCAATTGCTCGACGGAAGTTTTCCATTAAAACTTCGGTCTTTTTAATTTCTGAACTGTATACTTCTGAACCCACCATTGGGCAAAAAGGGACTTTATTTCCAAGTTCTTGAGCAATCGCTAAAGCGATAGCTGTTTTTCCCGTACCTGGGGGACCGGCTAATAATACAGCGCGTCCTGCCATTTTCTTACTGCGAATCATGTCAACTACTATTCCAGCACCctatttaattaagaaaaatatattaataagaattgtaaatagaacaaaatattgattaaacaAAGTATTCATTCTTCAAGAATGTATTAATGTTAAGGAAAAAtgcaagaatcatcatgtggcttaaaaatcgatgaaatGTGTATAAATCACATTAAAgtttcaaattgtttattttatagctACGCACAAAATCAATCTCATAAACTTAAAGGTAAAGTTTTAGGCTTTCGATGCATAACGACTGACtacctgtcgttagatagacTGTGTGTCAATAGACTCTGtgttaatactagaactaacactagaccaagaactagaaacattcgaatttagccgcacgtcttccaagacggctaaacccgaatgattctagttctaggtcttgtgttagttctagtgatagcgctagtgttaaactagaactaactctagacctaAAGTAGAAAGTGTCAGGTATAATGTAATCTTTGTCTGAAGACGCATGGCTAACCCAACCCAGAATTTAAAACGCACCTTCTGCTCCATGCGCAACCTGACATTTGAGAAATTCCCACTggattaaatgttaattaacctaACTGAAAGTGGAATTTCTAcataaaattctgaaataaatcaGTAAATTAGGTAGATCCGAATGTATTGTTTAAAGACGGGGGCCCTACCCCCCTCTAAAAAGATATATCGCATCTGGGTGACAAAGAATCGAGTGTTGACACAGAAAGATATCACTCAACAGAAGAATAATTTCAGTAAATAGTCTTCAGCCAATAGCATTGTAATTTACAAGTACTTAGTACTGTTTTGGCAGCAGTGTatagtcttctgaaagcatTAAATAGTCTTTGCCAACAATATCTAGCTTTCTCCAAGCAATTTGTAGTCtttccaacaatatttagcATTCTGAATGTAGTTAATAGTCTTTTGGAAACAGTATCTTGTCTTTCTAAGCAGATAATTGTTTCTCCCAGCAGTATTTACTCTTCTCCAAGCAGATCGTAATCTTTTCTAGCAGTATATAGCACTCTGAAAGCAGTAAGTAGTCTTATGGAAGCAGTATCTGGTCTTTCCAATCAGTTTGTAGTTGTTGGTAGCACTATctagtcttctccaagcagattttaatcttttccaccagtatctagcattttggaagcagtaggtACGTTTTTTTGAGAGCATATCTCTTCTTTCCAAGTAGTTATTAGTCTtcacggctaaaccagaacgtttctagttccagctctagtgttagtcctatttttagtgcaataaaaatatgcaacatagtgatatcttatgctaactagtgcgacctagcactgtcactacaactaacattaCACCTAGACCTacaaacattcggatttagcagcacgtctctcaagacggctaaacccgaatgattctaattctaggtcttgtgttagttctagtgatagtgctagtgcaatactagaactaacactagaccgagaactagaaacattcggatttagccgcatgtcttcCAAGACGGCTggacccgaataattctagttctagctcttgtgttagttctagtgatagtgttaaactagaattaactctagacctagaactagaaagtgtCGAGTTTAATGTAATCTTTGTCTGAAGACGCATGGCTAACCCAAACCGGAATTTACAACTCACCCTCTGCTCCATGCCCAACCTAACATTTGAGAAATTCTCACTggattaaatgttaattaacctaACTAAAAGTGGAATTTCTCcacaaaattctgaaataaatcaGTAAATTAGGTGGATTCGAATGTAACGTGTAAAGACGAGGGCCCTGTCCCCCTCTAAAAAGATATGTCGCATCTGGGTGACAAAGAATCGAGTGTTGTAgcagcaatttttaaatctgtaatGGAAGCGACACAGAAAGATATCACTCAACAGAAAGAATAATTTCAGTAAATAGTCTTCAGCCAATAGCATTGTAATCTCCAAGCACTTAGTAGTGTTTTCACAGCAGTATATAATTTTCTGAAAGCATTAAATAGTCTTTGCCAACAATATCTAGCTTTCTCCAAGCAATTAGTAGTCtttccaacaatatttaacaTTCTGAAAGTAGTTAATAGTCTTTTGGAAACAGTATCTTGTCTTTCTAAGCAAATAATTGTTTCTCCCAGCAGTATTTACTCTTCTCCAAGTAGGTCGTAATCTTTTCTAGTAGTATATAGGACTCTGAAAGCAGTAAGTAGTCTTATGGAAGCAGTATCCGGTCTTTCCAATCAGTTTGTAGTTGTTGGTAGCACTATctagtcttctccaagcagattttaatcttttccaccagtatctagcattttggaagcagtaggtACCTTTTTTTGGAGAGCATATCTCTTTTTTCCAAGTAGTTAAAGCGGTAGGTCGAAGACGAAAGAAAGTATCAACtatctgaagacgcacggctaaaccagaacgtttctagttccagctctagtgttagtcctaTTTTtactgcaataaaaatatgcaacatagtgatatcttatgctaactagcgctacctagcactgtcactacaactaacattacacctagacccagaaacattcggatttagcagcacgtctctcaagacggctaaacctgaatgattctagttctaggtcttgtgtcaattctagtgatagtgtaaaactagaactaatactagttcgagaactagaaacattcggatttagccgcacgtctctcaaaacggctaaacccgatgcTTTCTAGTactacgtctagtgttagttctagttttaattgttattcacctctgacgtcacgaacgggacTTCGATCTGTATACCTGTTTCCAGGATGTAGTAGACCTCTTAGATTCTACCCTCTCTTAGTATAAATATAGAGCCACGTAGACTAAACGCAACGGTGTGGATAGCTGACGGAATTTGACATTCaactttagccgtcttaacaCTTTGCTGACCGGTGACGAGTTAACTCGTCTTTTCGTGCCCAAACGTTGTTGACCGGTCTCTATTTCAATTTATGACACCCAGGGCGATATAGAATATCGCAAAAACTTGGCGTATCGTGTTTAGTCGTGTCCGctttagaacaaaaaaattacttttcttGGTATTTAGgtttttatcacaattttagtataattccaaaaatttcaaCCATGATGGAACGTATAGACGAACTTCTTACTAttaccgattccacaaaatgtgtagaatgTGTGCTCCCTGTAAAAggagacagaatctttgcaagatatttgagttgatggcactgaatgtttcaggtgtaacggaacgaattgcCAGGCACCTCAAGAAAAACGACATCGT
Protein-coding regions in this window:
- the LOC111418988 gene encoding ruvB-like helicase 1, with product MKVEEVKSTVKTQRISAHSHIKGLGLDENGLPIPMAAGLVGQEVAREGAGIVVDMIRSKKMAGRAVLLAGPPGTGKTAIALAIAQELGNKVPFCPMVGSEVYSSEIKKTEVLMENFRRAIGLRIRETKEVYEGEVCELTPVETENPAGGYGKTVSHVIIGLRTAKGSKQLKLDPSIYEALQKEKVDVGDVIYIEANSGAVKRQGRSDAFATEFDLEAEEYVPLPKGDVHKKKEVVQDVTLHDLDVANAKPQGGQDVLSMMSQLLKPKKTEITDKLRREINKIVDKYIDQGIAELVPGVLFIDEVHMLDIETFTYLHRALESAIAPIVVFATNRGRCVIQGTTDIISAHGIPVDLLDRLLIIRTLPYAKPDIEEILKLRCTVEGLEINPDALSSLGDIGNRSTLRYAVQLLTPSSLIAKTNGRSVITKADVDEVAHLFLDAKASSKILTQHKDKYMQ